TCTTTAACCCACCTCATAAACAAAAGGAGGTGATTGAGTTTCTTAATAAACAAAACGCAGTGGTTCAGATATCCAACAAATAGGAAACCAACTCGAAAAGAAATATGATAAAGAAAGGGCACTAACAGTGCAAATCGAGTGCATTCTAGACTCTCGGAATATTTGGTAGAAGGTAAGGAAAATATGTATCGTAAAACTAAGTGCGATAGAACTCCCAACATGCAAATGAAAAGCAGAGAAACGGGCATGATTTCTCCTCCAGTACCTGATCCCAGCAACAACACCAGCTGGCATTATCTTAGAGGTTTGAGCATAGCGCTGACCCATGACCAGTGTGAGTGTGGCAGCACAAGCTGAACAAAGTTACATAGATcagtaaaattataatttaattttaaatagaTTAAGATTGCAATGTGAAAATCTAGAATACCAGGTGCACATA
The sequence above is drawn from the Rhododendron vialii isolate Sample 1 chromosome 6a, ASM3025357v1 genome and encodes:
- the LOC131330476 gene encoding protein FATTY ACID EXPORT 6 isoform X1; its protein translation is MHDFCFTIPYGLILVCGGIMGYASKGSTASLAGGAGTGLLLVLAGYLSLKAFGQRKNSYLAWVLETACAATLTLVMGQRYAQTSKIMPAGVVAGIRYWRRNHARFSAFHLHVGSSIALSFTIHIFLTFYQIFRESRMHSICTVSALSLSYFFSSWFPICWISEPLRFVY